A region from the Mesorhizobium sp. J8 genome encodes:
- a CDS encoding heme/hemin ABC transporter substrate-binding protein — protein MRFVLSFRAALAPVLGVLLAVAMQPAKAEEGTTIFSDTSRIASIGGSITEIVYALGEEGRLVARDSTSTYPEAAAKLPDVGYMRALSPEGVLSVNPSGILALHGSGPKEAVDVLKKSSVPFIEVPDRYDHEGILEKIRVVGKALGVEAKAEKLAAETDAKLTAAEKQTAAIKERKRVLFVLSTQGGKILAAGGDTAADGIIKLAGAVNAVEGFSGYKGMTDEAIVSARPDVILTMKGAGPPISEDELFANPAVASTPAGTNRKMISMQGGYLLGFGPRTAGAIHDLAVELYGNQAAD, from the coding sequence ATGCGTTTTGTTCTCAGTTTCCGGGCGGCGCTTGCGCCGGTGCTCGGCGTTCTGCTTGCCGTCGCCATGCAGCCGGCCAAGGCGGAAGAAGGCACGACCATCTTTTCGGACACTTCGCGGATCGCCTCGATCGGCGGCTCGATCACCGAGATCGTCTACGCGCTCGGCGAGGAGGGTCGTCTGGTGGCGCGCGATTCGACCAGCACCTATCCAGAGGCGGCGGCGAAGCTGCCGGATGTCGGCTACATGCGGGCGCTGTCGCCGGAGGGGGTGCTGTCGGTCAATCCGAGCGGAATCCTGGCGCTGCATGGCAGCGGCCCGAAGGAAGCGGTCGACGTGCTGAAGAAGTCGAGCGTTCCCTTCATCGAGGTGCCCGACCGCTACGATCATGAAGGCATCCTCGAAAAGATCCGCGTCGTCGGCAAGGCGCTGGGGGTCGAGGCCAAGGCGGAGAAGCTGGCGGCCGAGACGGATGCGAAGCTCACGGCGGCGGAAAAGCAGACGGCCGCGATCAAGGAGCGCAAGCGCGTGCTGTTCGTGCTGTCGACGCAAGGCGGCAAGATTCTTGCCGCGGGCGGCGACACCGCGGCCGACGGCATCATCAAGCTTGCCGGCGCGGTCAACGCGGTCGAGGGCTTTTCCGGCTACAAGGGGATGACGGACGAGGCGATCGTCAGCGCCAGGCCGGATGTCATCCTGACCATGAAGGGTGCCGGTCCGCCGATCTCGGAGGATGAGTTGTTCGCCAATCCTGCCGTCGCTTCGACGCCGGCGGGCACGAACCGCAAGATGATCAGCATGCAGGGCGGCTACCTGCTCGGCTTCGGGCCGAGGACGGCGGGGGCCATCCACGATCTCGCGGTCGAGCTCTATGGCAACCAGGCC
- a CDS encoding hemin-degrading factor, which yields MDQRVKPSPEEIRRARQDNPKMRERDLSAQLGISEAELVAAHCGISAVRVEPRVNDLLIGLEAVGEVMALTRNESAVHEKIGVYDKVVTGNHNAMVLGENIDLRIFPKVWAYGFAVEKRDGNEIRRSLQFFDAAGEAVHKVHLKPASNLYAYQKLVASLESSNQEPTVAILPSAEEGEGEGQGSVASIDDLRDRWSRLTDVHQFFGMLKTLKLSRREAVRMVGQDYAWLLDNNAVSALFHHAAAGEMPIMCFVGNRGCIQIHSGPIRSVKPMGPWINVLDETFHLHLRTDHIHEVWAVRKPTKDGHVTSLEAYDANGGMIIQFFGKRHEGEGEREDWRFLAENLPRIPSPTAA from the coding sequence ATGGACCAGCGCGTTAAGCCGTCGCCGGAGGAAATCCGGCGGGCGAGGCAGGACAATCCCAAGATGCGGGAGCGCGATCTTTCGGCGCAATTGGGCATTTCGGAAGCGGAACTGGTCGCCGCGCATTGCGGCATCAGCGCCGTTCGCGTCGAGCCTCGCGTCAACGATCTTTTGATCGGTCTCGAGGCGGTCGGCGAGGTGATGGCGCTCACGCGCAACGAAAGCGCCGTGCACGAAAAGATCGGCGTCTACGACAAGGTCGTCACCGGCAACCACAACGCCATGGTGCTTGGCGAAAACATCGACCTGCGCATTTTCCCGAAAGTCTGGGCGTATGGCTTTGCCGTCGAGAAGCGCGACGGCAACGAAATCCGCCGCAGCCTGCAGTTCTTCGACGCGGCGGGCGAGGCGGTGCACAAGGTGCATCTGAAGCCCGCATCCAACCTCTATGCCTACCAGAAACTGGTCGCGAGCCTCGAATCGTCGAACCAGGAACCGACCGTCGCGATCCTTCCAAGCGCCGAGGAAGGAGAGGGCGAGGGGCAGGGTTCGGTCGCCTCGATCGACGATCTGCGCGACCGCTGGAGCCGGCTGACCGACGTGCATCAGTTCTTCGGCATGCTGAAGACGTTGAAGCTCAGCCGCCGCGAGGCGGTGCGCATGGTGGGCCAGGACTATGCCTGGCTGCTCGACAATAACGCGGTGAGCGCCCTATTCCATCACGCGGCGGCAGGCGAGATGCCGATCATGTGCTTCGTGGGCAATCGCGGCTGCATCCAGATCCATTCCGGCCCGATCAGATCGGTCAAGCCGATGGGTCCGTGGATCAACGTGCTCGACGAGACTTTCCATCTGCATCTGAGGACCGACCACATCCACGAGGTCTGGGCGGTGCGCAAGCCGACCAAGGACGGCCATGTCACCTCGCTGGAGGCCTACGACGCCAATGGCGGCATGATCATCCAGTTCTTCGGCAAGCGCCATGAAGGCGAAGGCGAGCGCGAGGACTGGCGTTTTCTCGCCGAGAATCTGCCCCGCATTCCCAGCCCGACCGCTGCATAA
- the hemP gene encoding hemin uptake protein HemP, with the protein MNTHNPNDFRYRVRRPEDTQMRYERVPLAVRTLSSNTLFQGEHEIGIEHHGALYRLKITRQGKLILNK; encoded by the coding sequence ATGAACACGCACAATCCCAACGATTTCCGCTATCGCGTCCGCCGCCCGGAAGACACGCAGATGCGTTACGAACGTGTGCCGTTGGCGGTGAGGACGCTCTCCAGCAACACGCTGTTCCAGGGCGAGCACGAGATCGGCATCGAGCACCATGGCGCGCTCTACCGCCTGAAGATCACCCGCCAGGGCAAGCTGATCCTCAACAAGTGA